GGGGAGATAGGGGACGGTGGTGCTGACTGTGCATTGCATCACTCCACCTAAAAACCACTTCCACTACCAATTTTCTATATCGCTTTACGCCAAGCACTCTCTGCACCAACGTTCTATTCTATATCTTTTCAAAATCAGCCCTTTTAACCCTTTATTGTTATATGTTTAGGTTAATATTCATACTGTACTCTTTTTCTTCTGAAAATCAACTTTTTATTGTAAATTATATTTGTAATAGGATGTTATTTCTGTGATAAAATTAAGCGATTATTCAAGGCTTGGTTAATAACCAATAAAAATGTAACTCAGTCTGGCCTGTCCAAAAAATGAAACCTGACAATGAAACTTGACAATGTAGTTACATTGTGGTAACATTTCAATAGAAGAAAAAAAGGAACTTTGATGCACATTCATAGTTTTGACTGGGATGAGAAAAATGAAAATCATATAGCCGAACACGGGGTTGCTATTTTTGAGGTTGAGGAAACAATTCTATACAGTAAACCTTTCTATCAGAGAGGCAGAGAAGATAAATATATTGCTTATGGCGTTACGGAAGAAGGAAGATATCTTTTTATAGTTTTTGTTATTAAGGGCAGCGGCCGGATCAGGGTGATTAGCGCCAGGGATA
The genomic region above belongs to bacterium and contains:
- a CDS encoding BrnT family toxin; translation: MHIHSFDWDEKNENHIAEHGVAIFEVEETILYSKPFYQRGREDKYIAYGVTEEGRYLFIVFVIKGSGRIRVISARDMAEKEKRYYKKRKGIK